Proteins from a genomic interval of Bradyrhizobium sp. CCGB01:
- a CDS encoding alkaline phosphatase family protein, with protein MRRSLLLLSAGLTVLSTGLASAQNNTPRNLILFIPDGLRALKVTPETAPAMAEVRDKGVNFKNPHSLFPTFTMANGSAMSTGHYLGDTGVFSNTIWTNYTSVPAGDTVVPFIENDAVLGDIDEHFKGDYLNEETILKMARDKGYSTAALGKHGPTYQFDHTDKPEKPGLHSVVFDDATGGKNGVALPDEVKAALTKAGLPLATPPRGDNSKAGDAKTPGTVVANVAQQAYFADVATKVVLPMFKARNKPFVLVFWSRDPDGSQHNTGDSLNQIKPGINGPTSMAGIKNADDNLAQLRKALDELGLAANTNIMVQADHGFSTISKESKTSPSAKVSYDDTPKDFLPMGFLALDLAKALDLPLFDPNDKNAKVEGNKHPKAGNGVLGKDPEKPDLVVATNGGSDLIYLPNKDKKLAAKTIKALLEQDYVSGVFVEDSLGRFPGTLPLSSINLRGKSATPTPSIVVNFRSYASDCGEAPTNCSVQVADTVLRQGQGMHGSFSRGDTMNFMAAIGPDFKAGYVSEIPVSNADVGMTAAQLLGLRGSQNGGLVGRVMSEALPNGIVPKAYAGTQKSKPAEGGLMTVLNFQRVGSQRYFDAAGFPGRTLGLEVDHLGMETGKQKTAGK; from the coding sequence TCCGCGACAAGGGCGTCAATTTCAAGAACCCGCATTCGCTCTTCCCGACGTTCACCATGGCCAACGGCTCGGCGATGTCGACCGGGCATTATCTCGGCGATACCGGCGTGTTCTCCAACACGATCTGGACGAATTACACCTCCGTCCCCGCCGGCGACACCGTGGTCCCCTTCATCGAGAACGACGCCGTGCTCGGCGACATCGACGAGCATTTCAAGGGCGACTATCTCAACGAAGAAACCATCCTGAAGATGGCCCGCGACAAGGGATACAGCACAGCGGCGCTGGGCAAGCACGGCCCGACCTATCAGTTCGACCACACCGACAAGCCCGAAAAGCCCGGCCTGCATTCGGTCGTGTTCGATGACGCCACTGGCGGCAAGAACGGCGTGGCGCTGCCGGACGAGGTCAAGGCGGCGCTGACCAAGGCCGGCCTGCCCCTCGCGACGCCGCCGCGCGGTGACAACTCCAAGGCGGGCGATGCCAAGACGCCCGGCACCGTTGTCGCCAACGTCGCGCAGCAGGCCTATTTCGCCGACGTCGCCACCAAGGTCGTGCTGCCGATGTTCAAGGCGCGCAACAAGCCGTTCGTGCTGGTGTTCTGGTCGCGCGACCCCGACGGCAGCCAGCACAACACCGGCGACAGCCTCAACCAGATCAAGCCCGGCATCAACGGGCCGACCTCGATGGCCGGCATCAAGAACGCCGACGACAACCTCGCCCAGCTCCGCAAGGCGCTGGACGAGCTCGGGCTGGCCGCCAACACCAACATCATGGTCCAGGCCGACCACGGCTTCTCGACGATCTCCAAGGAAAGCAAGACGAGCCCCTCGGCCAAGGTCAGCTATGACGACACGCCGAAGGACTTCTTGCCGATGGGCTTCCTGGCGCTCGATCTCGCGAAAGCGCTCGACCTGCCGCTGTTCGATCCCAACGACAAGAATGCGAAGGTCGAAGGCAACAAGCACCCCAAGGCCGGTAACGGCGTGCTCGGCAAGGATCCGGAGAAGCCCGATCTCGTCGTCGCCACCAATGGCGGCTCGGACCTGATCTATCTGCCGAACAAGGACAAGAAGCTGGCGGCGAAGACCATCAAGGCGCTGCTCGAGCAGGACTACGTCTCCGGCGTGTTCGTCGAGGACTCGCTCGGCCGCTTCCCCGGCACGCTGCCGCTGTCGAGCATCAACCTGCGCGGCAAGTCGGCGACGCCGACGCCGTCGATCGTCGTCAACTTCCGCTCCTATGCCAGCGATTGCGGCGAGGCGCCGACCAACTGCTCGGTGCAGGTCGCCGACACCGTGCTGCGCCAGGGCCAGGGCATGCATGGCAGCTTCAGCCGCGGCGACACCATGAACTTCATGGCCGCGATCGGTCCGGACTTCAAAGCCGGCTATGTCAGCGAGATCCCGGTCAGCAATGCCGACGTCGGCATGACCGCCGCCCAGCTTCTCGGCCTGCGCGGTTCGCAGAACGGCGGCCTCGTCGGCCGCGTGATGTCGGAGGCGTTACCCAACGGCATCGTGCCGAAGGCGTATGCCGGCACGCAGAAGTCCAAGCCTGCCGAGGGCGGCCTGATGACCGTGCTGAATTTCCAGCGTGTCGGCAGCCAGCGCTATTTCGACGCCGCCGGTTTCCCCGGCCGCACGCTGGGGCTCGAGGTGGACCATCTTGGGATGGAGACCGGCAAACAAAAAACGGCGGGGAAATAA
- a CDS encoding peroxiredoxin, protein MTLPIGATAPDFEAETTEGKIKFHDWIGNSWALLFSHPKDFTPVCTTELGALAKLKPEFDKRGVKLMGLSVDPVDRHSKWSEDIKETQGAAPNYPMIGDTDFNVSKLYEMLPASTSGDPLTRTPADNQTVRNVFIIGPDKKIKLVLVYPMTTGRNFQEILRVIDSLQLTAKHRVATPADWSQGEDVIIAGSVSNDEAKTIYPQGWKEPKPYIRIVPQPK, encoded by the coding sequence ATGACACTTCCGATCGGCGCCACCGCCCCCGACTTCGAAGCCGAGACCACCGAAGGGAAGATCAAGTTCCACGACTGGATCGGCAATAGCTGGGCGCTCCTGTTCTCGCACCCCAAGGACTTCACGCCGGTTTGTACGACCGAGCTCGGCGCTCTCGCAAAGCTGAAGCCGGAATTCGACAAGCGCGGCGTCAAGCTGATGGGCCTCTCGGTCGACCCCGTCGACCGCCATTCCAAATGGTCGGAGGACATCAAGGAGACGCAAGGCGCGGCTCCGAACTATCCGATGATCGGCGACACCGACTTCAACGTCTCGAAGCTCTACGAGATGCTGCCGGCCTCGACCTCGGGCGATCCCCTCACCCGCACGCCGGCCGACAACCAGACCGTCCGCAACGTCTTCATCATCGGGCCGGACAAGAAGATCAAGCTGGTGCTGGTCTATCCGATGACCACGGGCCGGAACTTCCAGGAGATCCTGCGCGTCATCGACTCGCTCCAGCTCACCGCCAAGCATCGCGTCGCCACCCCGGCCGACTGGTCGCAGGGCGAGGACGTCATCATCGCCGGCTCGGTCTCCAACGATGAGGCCAAGACGATCTATCCGCAGGGCTGGAAGGAACCGAAGCCCTACATCCGCATCGTGCCGCAGCCTAAATAA
- a CDS encoding methyl-accepting chemotaxis protein: protein MSNLFTAKFLPQFKLGTNAVLCAVLLIAVNTALVVGAGYWSLTSAFNDRALRDIEVNLRTLALAFAEIVPDAKITMRDGAVARIEIPKMPEFRDHGIVDRAVSYVGGNATLFVFDDASGQFVRRSTNVKKENGDRAVGTQLAADHPGQAVLRRGEAYKGPATLFGKSFMTAYFPVADAGGKVVGILYVGIAMAQFESMLSQAISSMAVAAGLAALLVLALTLLIVRRVTKPLSSVTHSLTALANGQSDVEIECEDRADEIGEIARTVAVFRSNSLERARLRSEQTAATAAAAEQRKAELRNFVEEFRGSVGGILDKVLTSSGEFERAARQLTDTARSTADLSAQSAGASESASEHVRSAAAASDELSQSISEITRRVQESNEISAEAVRQAETTDQRIAQLSEAGARIGDVVKLITSIAEQTNLLALNATIEAARAGDAGRGFAVVAQEVKTLAGQTAKATDEISNQIASMQQATEESVAAVKGIGQTIERISGIASSISAAVEQQRSATHNIAASVRAAASGTADVAVNVRHAAKGASETGETSSRMFASAQALSGESLHLKAEVDGFLDRVHAA, encoded by the coding sequence ATGTCAAACCTTTTCACGGCGAAGTTCCTGCCGCAGTTCAAGCTGGGTACCAACGCCGTCCTGTGTGCGGTGCTGCTGATCGCCGTGAATACGGCGCTGGTGGTCGGCGCCGGCTACTGGTCGCTGACCTCTGCGTTCAACGATCGAGCGCTGCGCGACATCGAGGTCAATCTGCGCACGCTGGCGCTGGCCTTCGCCGAGATCGTTCCCGACGCCAAAATCACCATGCGGGATGGCGCGGTCGCGCGCATCGAGATCCCGAAGATGCCGGAGTTCAGGGATCACGGCATCGTCGATCGCGCGGTGTCCTATGTCGGGGGCAACGCGACGCTGTTCGTGTTCGATGATGCCAGCGGCCAGTTCGTGCGCCGCTCGACCAATGTGAAGAAGGAAAATGGCGACCGCGCCGTCGGGACCCAGCTTGCCGCCGACCATCCCGGGCAGGCCGTCCTGCGCCGCGGCGAGGCCTACAAGGGCCCGGCCACGCTGTTCGGTAAATCCTTCATGACCGCCTATTTCCCGGTCGCGGACGCCGGCGGCAAGGTCGTCGGGATCCTCTATGTCGGCATCGCCATGGCACAGTTCGAGAGCATGCTCAGCCAGGCGATATCCAGCATGGCGGTCGCCGCGGGGCTCGCTGCGCTGCTGGTTCTGGCGCTGACCCTGCTGATCGTCCGCCGCGTCACCAAGCCGCTCAGCTCGGTCACGCACTCGCTGACCGCGCTCGCCAACGGTCAGAGCGACGTCGAGATCGAGTGCGAGGACCGCGCCGACGAGATCGGCGAGATCGCCCGCACGGTCGCGGTGTTCAGGAGCAATTCGCTGGAGCGGGCGCGCCTGCGCAGCGAGCAGACGGCCGCAACCGCTGCCGCCGCCGAGCAGCGCAAGGCAGAGCTGCGCAACTTCGTCGAAGAGTTCCGCGGCAGCGTCGGCGGCATCCTCGACAAGGTGCTGACGTCCTCCGGTGAGTTCGAACGGGCGGCGCGACAGCTGACCGACACCGCACGCTCCACCGCCGATCTGTCGGCGCAGTCCGCAGGGGCATCCGAAAGCGCTTCCGAGCATGTCCGCTCGGCCGCCGCGGCCTCCGACGAGCTGTCCCAATCGATTTCCGAGATCACCCGCCGGGTGCAGGAGTCGAACGAGATCTCCGCCGAGGCCGTGCGACAGGCCGAGACGACCGACCAGCGCATCGCGCAGCTCTCCGAGGCGGGCGCGCGCATCGGCGACGTCGTCAAGCTGATCACCTCGATCGCCGAGCAGACCAACCTGCTGGCGCTGAACGCGACCATCGAGGCCGCGCGTGCGGGCGATGCCGGTCGCGGCTTCGCCGTGGTGGCTCAGGAGGTCAAGACACTCGCCGGCCAGACGGCCAAAGCGACGGACGAGATCTCGAACCAGATCGCGAGCATGCAGCAGGCAACCGAGGAGTCGGTCGCGGCGGTCAAGGGGATTGGCCAGACCATCGAGCGCATCAGCGGCATCGCCAGCTCGATCTCGGCTGCGGTCGAGCAGCAGAGGAGCGCCACCCACAACATCGCGGCCAGCGTTCGCGCTGCGGCCTCGGGCACGGCTGATGTTGCGGTGAATGTTCGCCATGCCGCCAAGGGCGCGAGCGAGACCGGCGAGACGTCGAGCCGGATGTTTGCCTCCGCCCAGGCGCTGTCAGGCGAAAGCCTGCATCTGAAGGCTGAGGTCGACGGTTTTCTGGACCGCGTGCACGCGGCCTGA
- a CDS encoding deoxyribodipyrimidine photo-lyase translates to MTTSSAPPIIVWFRDDLRLSDHPALHAAAKTGAPVICLYVLDDAAGRAAGGAARWWLAQSLRALGADIATRGGSLILRKGPAARVIAEVARDSGAGAVYWNGIAQASHQAVEKQLEAALAKLGVDSQSFPGDLLVPPSAIRNKEGRGLRVFTPFWRRVLSLGDPPKPLPAPRELRAAPKLAGDALESWKLEPTHPDWAGGLRQTWTPGEAAARVRLRGFLKHTARSYAGDRDRPDREGTSSLSPHLRFGELSPRQVWHAARFAAAENPAIGSGVEKFLSELGWREFCRHLLHDHPDLATENLQANFDGFPWKGDKKALAAWQRGHTGYPIVDAGLRELWHTGVMHNRVRMVVASFLVKHLLIDWRDGESWFWDTLVDADAGSNPANWQWVAGCGADAAPYFRVFNPTLQGEKFDPDGAYVRRWVPELKDVPAKLIHQPWQATPIELASVGVALGKTYPQPIVDHAKGRERALAAYAKIRKG, encoded by the coding sequence CTGACCACGTCGAGCGCGCCGCCCATCATCGTCTGGTTTCGCGATGACCTTCGCCTGTCCGACCATCCCGCCCTCCATGCTGCCGCCAAGACCGGCGCGCCGGTGATCTGCCTGTATGTGCTGGACGATGCGGCCGGACGCGCGGCGGGCGGCGCGGCGCGCTGGTGGCTGGCGCAGTCGCTGCGCGCGCTCGGCGCCGATATCGCGACGCGCGGCGGATCGCTGATCCTGCGCAAGGGGCCGGCGGCCAGGGTCATCGCCGAGGTGGCGCGCGACAGCGGCGCCGGAGCGGTCTACTGGAACGGGATCGCGCAAGCATCGCATCAGGCCGTCGAGAAACAGCTCGAAGCGGCGCTGGCAAAGCTCGGTGTGGACTCGCAAAGCTTCCCCGGCGACCTGCTAGTCCCGCCCTCGGCGATCCGCAACAAGGAGGGCCGCGGCCTTCGCGTGTTCACGCCGTTCTGGCGGCGGGTGCTGTCGCTCGGCGATCCGCCCAAGCCTCTGCCTGCGCCGAGGGAGCTGCGCGCCGCGCCGAAGCTCGCCGGCGACGCGCTGGAGAGCTGGAAGCTCGAGCCGACCCACCCCGACTGGGCCGGCGGCCTGCGCCAGACCTGGACGCCGGGCGAAGCCGCGGCCCGCGTGCGCCTGCGCGGCTTCCTCAAGCACACCGCGCGCTCCTATGCCGGTGATCGCGACCGCCCGGACCGCGAGGGCACGTCAAGCCTGTCGCCTCACTTGAGGTTCGGCGAGCTCAGCCCGCGCCAGGTCTGGCACGCCGCGCGCTTCGCGGCGGCGGAGAATCCCGCGATCGGCTCCGGCGTCGAGAAGTTCCTGAGCGAGCTCGGCTGGCGCGAGTTCTGCCGCCATCTCCTCCACGATCATCCCGACCTCGCCACCGAAAACCTGCAAGCGAATTTCGATGGCTTCCCCTGGAAGGGCGACAAGAAGGCGCTCGCCGCCTGGCAGCGCGGGCACACGGGCTATCCCATCGTCGATGCCGGCCTGCGCGAGCTCTGGCACACGGGCGTGATGCACAACCGGGTGCGGATGGTGGTGGCGTCCTTCCTGGTCAAGCACCTCCTGATCGACTGGCGCGACGGCGAGAGCTGGTTCTGGGACACGCTGGTCGATGCGGACGCCGGCAGCAATCCGGCCAACTGGCAATGGGTCGCAGGCTGCGGCGCCGACGCCGCGCCCTATTTCCGCGTGTTCAATCCAACTCTGCAGGGCGAGAAGTTCGACCCCGACGGAGCCTATGTCCGGCGCTGGGTGCCGGAGCTGAAGGACGTACCGGCCAAGCTGATCCACCAGCCCTGGCAGGCAACGCCGATCGAGCTTGCGAGCGTCGGCGTCGCGCTCGGCAAGACCTATCCGCAGCCGATCGTCGATCACGCGAAAGGACGCGAGCGCGCGCTCGCCGCCTACGCAAAGATCCGCAAAGGTTGA
- a CDS encoding histone codes for MDDEKPITDQAMDTITTAVEATKEAAVIAVKKVRKAAKKVAKKVAPKKASKKKAKKTSKKAAKKASKKAAKKSSKKAAKKAAKKAAKKATKSKKKAKKAKR; via the coding sequence ATGGACGACGAGAAGCCGATCACCGACCAGGCGATGGACACGATCACCACAGCCGTGGAAGCGACCAAGGAAGCCGCAGTCATCGCCGTCAAGAAGGTCAGGAAAGCCGCCAAGAAGGTTGCGAAGAAAGTAGCGCCGAAGAAGGCTTCCAAGAAGAAGGCCAAGAAAACTTCGAAGAAGGCCGCCAAGAAGGCTTCGAAGAAGGCGGCAAAGAAGTCGTCGAAGAAAGCGGCCAAGAAGGCCGCGAAGAAGGCTGCCAAGAAAGCCACCAAGTCAAAAAAGAAGGCCAAAAAGGCCAAGCGCTGA